The following coding sequences are from one Peromyscus eremicus chromosome X, PerEre_H2_v1, whole genome shotgun sequence window:
- the LOC131898909 gene encoding heterogeneous nuclear ribonucleoprotein F-like → MMLGPDGGEGYVVKLRGLPWSCSIEDIQNFLSNCTIHDGVAGIHFIYTREGRQSGEAFVELESEDDVKLALKKDRESMGHRYIEVFKSHRIEMDWVLKHSGPNSDDSANDGFVRLRGLPFGCTKDEIVQFFSGLEIVPNGITLPVDPEGKITGEAFVQFASQELAEKALEKHKERIGHRYIEVFKSSQEEVTSYSDPPLKFMSVQRPGPYDRPGTAQRYTGTVKQAALDRMRSGAYSAGYGVYEEYSGLSDDYGFTTNLFGREFSYCLSGIYDHRYEDSEFTVQSTTGHCVHMRGLPYKATENDIYNFFSPLNPVRVHIDIGPDGRMTGEADVEFATHEEAVAAMSKDRANMQHRYIELFLNSTTGASYSAYSSQVMQGMGVSAAQETYSGLESQSVSDCYGAGYSGQNSMGGFD, encoded by the coding sequence ATGATGCTGGGCCCTGACGGAGGTGAAGGCTATGTGGTCAAACTCCGTGGCCTACCCTGGTCCTGCTCAATTGAGGACATACAAAACTTTCTCTCCAACTGCACAATTCATGATGGCGTCGCAGGTATTCATTTCATTTATACTAGAGAAGGCAGGCAGAGTGGTGAAGCTTTTGTTGAACTTGAGTCAGAAGATGATGTAAAATTGGCTCTGAAAAAAGACCGGGAAAGCATGGGACACCGATATATTGAGGTGTTCAAGTCACACAGAATCGAGATGGATTGGGTGTTGAAGCACAGTGGTCCAAACAGCGACGACAGTGCCAATGACGGCTTTGTGAGGCTTCGGGGACTCCCGTTTGGATGCACAAAAGACGAAATTGTTCAGTTCTTCTCAGGGTTGGAAATTGTGCCAAATGGGATCACATTACCTGTGGACCCGGAGGGCAAGATTACAGGGGAGGCCTTCGTTCAGTTTGCCTCACAAGAGTTAGCTGAGAAAGCTCTGGAGAAGCACAAGGAGAGAATAGGACACAGGTATATCGAAGTGTTCAAGAGCAGCCAGGAGGAAGTTACGTCATACTCAGATCCACCTCTGAAGTTCATGTCTGTGCAGAGACCTGGGCCCTATGACCGGCCTGGCACAGCCCAGAGGTACACTGGCACTGTGAAACAGGCAGCCTTGGATaggatgagatctggtgcctatAGTGCAGGCTATGGGGTCTATGAAGAATACAGTGGCCTCAGTGATGACTATGGCTTCACCACTAACCTGTTTGGGAGAGAGTTCAGCTACTGTCTCTCAGGAATATATGACCACAGATACGAAGACAGTGAGTTCACAGTGCAGAGCACCACCGGCCACTGTGTCCACATGAGAGGGCTGCCCTACAAAGCAACGGAGAATGACATTTACAACTTCTTCTCTCCACTCAACCCTGTGAGAGTTCATATTGATATTGGTCCTGATGGAAGAATGACAGGAGAAGCTGATGTTGAGTTTGCCACCCATGAAGAAGCAGTGGCAGCTATGTCGAAGGACAGGGCCAACATGCAGCACAGATACATAGAACTCTTCCTGAATTCAACAACAGGGGCTAGCTACAGTGCTTATAGCAGCCAGGTGATGCAGGGCATGGGAGTGTCAGCTGCCCAGGAGACTTACAGTGGCCTGGAGAGCCAGTCAGTGAGTGACTGTTATGGGGCCGGCTACAGTGGTCAGAACAGCATGGGTGGATTTGACTAG